The DNA sequence TGACCACGCGGCCGCCGTCGACCACGTCGCGCACCAGTTCGACGACGCCGAGCAGCAGAAGCTCGCGGCCGAGCTCGGCATGTGGATCTTCCTCGCCACCGAGGTGATGTTCTTCGGCGGCATGATCCTGGCGTACACCGCCTACCGCTACTTGAACCCGACGGCCTTCGCGTACGGGTCGAGGCAGCTGAACGTGGTGATCGGCGGCATCAACACCGGCGTGCTCCTGGTCAGCAGCTTCACGGTGGTGCTCTCGGTCCACGCCGCCCGCACCGGCGCACGCCGGCTGCTCCTCGTGGCGCTCGGCGCGACGATCGTCCTCGGCCTCGTGTTCCTCGGCTTCAAGGCCTACGAGTGGCGGCACCACTACCACGAGGGCCTGGTCCCGGGGATCCGCTTCACCTACGCCGGCCCCGAGGCGGCCGGCGTCGGCATGTTCTTCTGGCTCTACTTCGCGCTGACCGGCGTCCATGCGCTCCACCTGACGATCGGCATCGGCGT is a window from the Deltaproteobacteria bacterium genome containing:
- a CDS encoding cytochrome c oxidase subunit 3 family protein, which produces MWIFLATEVMFFGGMILAYTAYRYLNPTAFAYGSRQLNVVIGGINTGVLLVSSFTVVLSVHAARTGARRLLLVALGATIVLGLVFLGFKAYEWRHHYHEGLVPGIRFTYAGPEAAGVGMFFWLYFALTGVHALHLTIGIGVMAVIAALAWRGRFTPAYHNPVEIAGLYWHFVDVVWIFLLPLLYLVGRHAP